The Malus domestica chromosome 10, GDT2T_hap1 genome contains a region encoding:
- the LOC103445670 gene encoding prunin 1 Pru du 6.0101-like, translating into MVASKERKMVISHQMLRGSARVQVVNENGNPILDDQVQEGQLFIVPQNHGVITQAGNEGFEYIAFKTNDNAMISTLAGRTSILRALPLEVLANAYQIQRQQAHQLKYNYNRQETIALSSSQSFQRRVVA; encoded by the exons ATGGTGGCCTCAAAAGAGAGGAAGATGGTGATTTCACACCAGATGCTGAG AGGAAGCGCTAGAGTTCAGGTCGTGAACGAGAACGGCAACCCGATCTTGGACGACCAAGTGCAGGAGGGACAGTTGTTCATCGTGCCTCAGAACCACGGAGTGATCACGCAGGCCGGCAACGAGGGATTCGAGTACATCGCCTTCAAGACCAACGACAACGCCATGATCAGCACTCTAGCTGGCCGGACTTCCATACTGCGCGCACTGCCGCTGGAGGTGCTCGCCAACGCCTACCAGATTCAGCGCCAGCAGGCCCATCAGCTCAAGTACAATTACAATAGGCAGGAAACCATTGCCTTGAGCTCCAGCCAGTCTTTCCAGAGGAGGGTAGTTGCGTAA